In one window of Streptomyces sp. NBC_01224 DNA:
- a CDS encoding bifunctional methylenetetrahydrofolate dehydrogenase/methenyltetrahydrofolate cyclohydrolase produces the protein MTAQILDGKATAAAIKSDLTVRVAALKAQGITPGLGTLLVGDDPGSRWYVNGKHRDCAQVGIGSIQRELPDTATQEEIEDVVRELNANPECTGYIVQLPLPKGIDTNRVLELMDPAKDADGLHPMNLGRLVLNEAGPLPCTPQGVVQLLRHHDVEINGAHVVVVGRGVTIGRSIPLLLTRKSENATVTQCHTGTRDLSAQLKQADIIVAAAGVPHIIKPEDVKPGAAVLDVGVSRDEHGKIVGDVHPGVAEVAAWISPNPGGVGPMTRAQLLVNVVEAAERNAADAV, from the coding sequence ATGACTGCCCAGATTCTCGATGGCAAGGCCACCGCAGCCGCGATCAAGTCCGATCTCACCGTCCGCGTGGCGGCCCTCAAGGCGCAGGGCATCACCCCCGGCCTGGGAACCCTGCTCGTCGGGGACGACCCGGGCAGCCGGTGGTACGTGAACGGCAAGCACCGTGACTGCGCACAGGTCGGCATCGGCTCCATCCAGCGCGAACTCCCCGACACCGCCACCCAGGAGGAGATCGAGGACGTCGTACGGGAGCTCAACGCCAACCCCGAGTGCACGGGGTACATCGTGCAGCTTCCCCTGCCCAAGGGGATCGACACCAACCGCGTCCTGGAACTGATGGATCCGGCCAAGGACGCCGACGGCCTCCACCCGATGAACCTCGGCCGGCTCGTACTGAACGAGGCGGGCCCGCTGCCCTGCACCCCGCAGGGCGTCGTCCAGCTGCTCCGCCACCACGACGTGGAGATCAACGGGGCGCACGTCGTGGTCGTCGGCCGCGGTGTCACCATCGGCCGCTCGATCCCGCTGCTGCTGACCCGTAAGTCCGAGAACGCCACCGTCACCCAGTGCCACACCGGTACGCGTGACCTCTCCGCCCAGCTCAAGCAGGCCGACATCATCGTCGCCGCCGCCGGAGTGCCGCACATCATCAAGCCCGAGGACGTGAAGCCGGGCGCGGCCGTGCTCGACGTCGGCGTCAGCCGGGACGAGCACGGCAAGATCGTCGGGGACGTACACCCGGGCGTGGCCGAGGTCGCCGCCTGGATCTCCCCGAACCCGGGCGGTGTCGGCCCGATGACCCGCGCCCAGCTGCTCGTCAACGTGGTCGAGGCGGCCGAGCGCAACGCAGCCGACGCAGTCTGA